A genomic window from Quercus lobata isolate SW786 chromosome 10, ValleyOak3.0 Primary Assembly, whole genome shotgun sequence includes:
- the LOC115963938 gene encoding uncharacterized protein LOC115963938: MTTIVYSIAHVEIKLPQNAQYLPIFKLICLVSGIVALELLVAIIICPFWLLMVNICPILIVGVLHHSYQQIYQFLYCAANLVLNAVPSLFQKIYQFVYQIYDWLLQIFKSIYVAASQVFSSKEQEDNDIEMA; this comes from the coding sequence ATGACTACAATTGTCTATAGCATCGCACATGTGGAGATAAAACTACCGCAAAACGCTCAGTACCTCCCAATATTCAAGCTCATTTGTTTGGTCTCTGGAATCGTTGCTTTGGAGCTACTTGTCGCAATAATCATTTGCCCCTTTTGGTTACTCATGGTTAATATATGTCCAATCCTAATTGTGGGAGTACTGCATCATTCCTACCAGCAAATCTACCAGTTTCTCTACTGCGCAGCTAATTTAGTACTCAATGCAGTACCTAGCTTGTTCCAAAAGATTTATCAGTTCGTTTATCAAATATATGACTGGCTCCTACAGATATTCAAATCAATTTATGTGGCAGCTTCTCAAGTCTTTTCTTCAAAGGAACAAGAAGACAATGATATTGAAATGGCATAA